Genomic DNA from Paracoccus sp. MBLB3053:
GCGACGCGGTTCTTGCCTACCAGCCCATTGTCCCTGCCGACCGGCCCGGCCAGACCGCCTTTCATGAAGGGCTGATCCGGATCATCGACGAAACCGGCCGGTTCATCCCGTTGCGCGATTTCATGCCGCTGGCCGAAACGACCGAACTCGGGCGCCAGATCGACTGCCTTTCGCTGTCGCTCGGGCTGCAGGCCCTGGCGCAAGAGCCGGGGATGCGGCTGTCGATCAACATGTCGGCGCGCTCGATCGGCTATCCGGCCTGGCTGCGCACCTTGCGCGACGGGATCGGCGGTGACCCGAGCATCTCCGAACGACTGATCCTCGAGATCACCGAAAGCTCGGCGATGGGGCTGCCTGAAATGGTCGGGAGCTTCATGCAGGAACTGCAATCGCATGGCGTCAGCTTTGCGCTGGACGATTTCGGCGCGGGCTATACCTCGTTTCGATACCTGCGCGACTTCTGCTTCGACATGATCAAGATCGACGGGCAGTTCATCCGTGAAATCGCGC
This window encodes:
- a CDS encoding EAL domain-containing protein, yielding MTDNHDTPQEFGSPLDFAIDHQSRLTMATVRRAVSRGDAVLAYQPIVPADRPGQTAFHEGLIRIIDETGRFIPLRDFMPLAETTELGRQIDCLSLSLGLQALAQEPGMRLSINMSARSIGYPAWLRTLRDGIGGDPSISERLILEITESSAMGLPEMVGSFMQELQSHGVSFALDDFGAGYTSFRYLRDFCFDMIKIDGQFIREIAQQRDNQVLTRALQAIAHHFDMFTVAESVETADDAAFLIDMGIDCLQGYYFGAPTIVPPWRSPSAATAGR